ttgtagattcgaagaaacgagcaaattttggagtgttaactcttgcattaccatcactattgttagtggaatcgaaaaaaggtaagagttaagagttaccattttgtgAATGCTTGCATGAGCATTTTGTCATTGGCATATCCAAAACTCTGCGTCTCTGGTTCCAGAAAATGGTGACTCCCAGCAGtagcagtgattatgattattacTACTCTTCTAGCTCCTCTGAAGAGGATTACAAGACTTCTGCATCCAAAGATCGTTCCAAGATGGACCAATCATCGAAGGATTCTAAGAAATTTATGAATGGTATATACCTTGATCATTCGAAAGCCTCTCATGATAACTTCTTGAAGATAAAGGTTGAGGACGAGATATTAGCTGATTATCGACAAGAGAGGGAACGATTACAGCGTAGGAAGTTTGCAGCTGAGGAGAAACTTCGATCTCGTGTTGACGGTGTAGATTCGGATTCAGATGCTTCAGAAGACGAACCCGTATGGGTGCCACTGATAGGTGTAGAATGCACCTtgattttgagtgtgtgtcaccgtacgttaattccgggtagaatggtgagctacccaacctcccaccaatagaagcactactctttgatctcttgagtgctaattttttcaatcatgagggtgacgtctatagatgaaagcctccttcttatAGTTCGATTTTTATCTatcaccattctctctctcgacaacaaaggctccatagaaacaccatcatcatcaacaaggagcgatatcaaaatctacaaggaaatttGAAGACGTtgaaggtttacaagcaacgaaacaaaaaaagagaaaatttcatattcaagtaaagcaacatataatgagcagattttttacatatatgttgaggacttacaATACAATGAGCATAATTAAACATACAAgtggaagacttatttacaagagcataTAGAATCAAAAGGTgaaaattattgaagtttatgattttgagacgatacaagttgtgaagaatcaagcggtaaagtacttttcccatggccatggccatggtttgttttatttcactttgttttgtattatttctcctgtctcaaaaaaaaaaaaaagaaagagagaagaagaagaaaaaatgagacaagagaaaaatgtatcgtttttttactttttatttaataagccgtggggaaggaaaatcaataaggaagtttcaagcgacaaagaggtaaaaagttacaaattgtcaaggatctacgaaattcaagagtttatcatcaatagttggaaccgaagacgaagaccaagaatataaagacgaggagcggaagacgtttctattggatgttgtgagagtggtgttatcatcattgcaatcggatgtgaaggtgactaagtaatctcatcctcgataatagtggttgatttcctttcttatagATCgtaagaaaaatggtttttcaaaatgttaaaagatgtgggtttttaaaatatttcggaagttgtccttcccaccattcaacgtgttgcaggatttctctcttcattcgtaCCTGCACaaatgtgagacccataaaaaagtcgtctttttgagtgcaattatcataaaatccttttaagtgaggcagaagtcgaggcgaaatgcttattgatcgttcccaaacacgcgttctctcattatggtgtggttatttctcactcaacatttaagaacgagaacatgttctttggtatttctaacttcttattactagcatgcagaaattttatgtcctcataactctttggatgcttgcgacgctggaaagctttgaagttgtaagttttattttgatttgctcgaggactagaaaagtctaagtgtgggggaatttgataggtgtagaatacaccttgatttaatatctattggttatgctttctttgctatttttcttgtaaattatgtattttacgcttgttttgagttttatagctactctgGATCATGCGGACGAAAATGAGAAGAAATAATCCAAATTTGAGCAAATGGGCAAcattgtcatttcataggcgaacactatctggagtccATTCAATGTTAAGGGGAAACTCTACTTGAAGGAGTACTAAATACAAATCAGCTGAGGATAAGAGGCCGCACTTTGGTTAACCCTTATCAGAAGTGACCGGGTGTCATTATCCAGCCTTACCCTAAACCTAAATTCGAGAGAGATGTCTCTCATTCATCCCAATCATTTGCAAACTTAAAATTCCGAGAAAACGAAAAGAGGCAGCAGCTGCTGTTGTTACTTCCGAGAAAACAGATCGAGAAGATATGAAGAAATTGAGAGATGGGTTTATTGAGGATCTGAATCTGATAAAGGGGTTGATGACCGTGAAAAATCGAGACAGAGATTACCAGGATGACTCTGTGATTGAAGATTGTGTTGGTGATTGAAGTCGACAGATAGAGATGCTGATTAGGTCTTGCTGTGGAGGATAAATGGAGTCGACAACCTAAAttgaagaacaaaacaagataggGTTTGATTCGAAATGGGTTTTTAGTTTGAATCTGTGAGTTAATTGAAGATTGGTTATATTCTGAATCTGAGATGATGAAAGATGGAATTGCAGAGAAGATGGTGATGAACCTTCTATTGAATCGGAGATggtgattttcatgggttggTGGTGCTGTTGAAggtgatttagggtttgagaagatattgcagatgaaaATTGATTGAACTGAAGAAGGAATTGAAGCTGAAATTGAAATGGGTTTTCCTCGATTTAGAGTCAACAGTGAAGAATTGGAGTTGATGCCATCGAACTCAGTGGATGGAACAGATGGAGATTGTTTAAGGGTTTGTAGATTTCCTGGCGTTTTATATTCATAGGTTTGTGTTAGCATTCAGAGATGGAGAAGTAGATGATACTGTCGCTGTTGTTTGATGGGTTTACGGTGAGCTGAACTACAGACTAAATCGTTGACGTGGATTAGAATGAGTTTAAGATATAATGGGAAGTTGGATTGAATCTACACAAGAacaaatagatgtatgttaggttctTAACAGGTATGAAACAGAGATAAGCCTGAAATAGGCTTGAAATTGATCGAAATACAAAAAGAACTCTGCCTGAATTTACTGCACCGACGATCTATGTCA
The nucleotide sequence above comes from Papaver somniferum cultivar HN1 chromosome 8, ASM357369v1, whole genome shotgun sequence. Encoded proteins:
- the LOC113305966 gene encoding glutamic acid-rich protein-like — translated: MVTPSSSSDYDYYYSSSSSEEDYKTSASKDRSKMDQSSKDSKKFMNGIYLDHSKASHDNFLKIKVEDEILADYRQERERLQRRKFAAEEKLRSRVDGVDSDSDASEDEPRKIKPNRRTKEIERLVEADREAEREKEEYWDMMYSDPDERLDFINGPNSDSEEESDENPSKDNNDDKSDNSEKSDDESDASDD